A section of the Acomys russatus chromosome 10, mAcoRus1.1, whole genome shotgun sequence genome encodes:
- the Zc3hav1l gene encoding zinc finger CCCH-type antiviral protein 1-like: MADLTVCAFLTKVLCAHGGRMFLQDLRGHVELSEAKLRAVLQRAGPERFLQQEVELRDGPWDPEAEVAGGAGAGSGGGATACRVVAVSSARLCARYQRGECQGCDQLHLCRRHMLGKCPHRDCWSTCVLSHDIHTPINIRVLKKHGLFGLNEAQLRILLLQNDPCLFPEVCLPYNRGGDVLYGYCSLRDECNKFHVCKSFVRGECTLQTCKRSHQLIQAATLKLLEDQELSVSSVVNFQIISVYRHKKLHKMLEDKAAAAENSQGLGKQGARAGARDAKPPVPAPAQLPRKPQ; this comes from the exons ATGGCGGACCTCACTGTCTGCGCCTTCCTCACCAAGGTGCTGTGTGCTCACGGCGGCCGCATGTTCCTGCAGGACCTGCGCGGCCACGTGGAGCTGTCGGAGGCGAAGCTGCGGGCGGTGCTGCAGCGCGCTGGCCCCGAGCGCTTCCTGCAGCAGGAGGTGGAGCTGCGCGACGGCCCGTGGGACCCGGAGGCCGAGGTGGCTGGGGGCGCGGGCGCGGGCTCGGGCGGCGGCGCCACGGCCTGTAGGGTGGTGGCCGTGTCCTCCGCTCGCCTCTGCGCCCGCTACCAGCGCGGGGAGTGCCAGGGCTGCGACCAGCTGCACTTGTGTCGCCgccacatgctgggcaagtgtcCCCACCGCGACTGCTG GTCTACCTGCGTTCTCTCTCATGATATCCATACACCTATCAACATTCGAGTCCTGAAAAAGCACGGGCTTTTTGGCCTCAATGAAGCGCAGCTCCGAATCCTGCTTTTGCAGAATGACCCCTGCCTCTTTCCAGAG GTCTGTTTGCCCTACAACAGAGGCGGTGATGTCCTTTATGGCTATTGCAGCCTTAGGGATGAATGCAACAAGTTCCATGTATGCAAATCCTTTGTCCGGGGTGAGTGTACACTTCAGACCTGCAAACGCTCCCACCAGCTCATTCAAGCCGCCACCCTGAAGTTACTAGAGGACCAAGAACTGAGTGTTTCAAGTGTCGTGAACTTCCAGATAATCTCTGTCTACAGACATAAGAAGTTGCACAAGATGCTTGAAG acAAGGCAGCTGCTGCTGAGAACTCACAAGGCCTTGGGAAGCAAGGAGCCAGGGCTGGGGCTAGAGATGCCAAGCCTCCAGTCCCTGCCCCTGCTCAATTGCCCAGGAAGCCCCAGTAA